A genome region from Alistipes dispar includes the following:
- a CDS encoding ABC transporter ATP-binding protein — translation MESVIECRNLTHCYGRRKIYENLSFDVPEGRILGLLGKNGTGKTTTINILSGYLEPRSGECRIFGENIRRMRPLTRRRIGLLIEGHVQYQFMSIEQIERFYAAFYPKWRREAYYELMRKLHVGPGQRISRMSCGQRSQVALGLILAQDPDLLVLDDFSLGLDPGYRRLFADYLREYAKAEGKTVFLTSHIIQDMERLIDDCIIMDYGRILLQRPVGEILDRVRRYTCRVPEGAPLPGDGEFYHPSVVRSTLEFCSFLPYGEVARRLAEAGIPAEELHEERVSLEDAFIGLTGKY, via the coding sequence ATGGAATCCGTTATCGAATGCCGCAACCTGACGCATTGCTACGGGCGGCGCAAAATCTACGAAAACCTCTCGTTCGACGTCCCCGAGGGCCGCATCCTCGGCCTGCTGGGCAAGAACGGCACGGGCAAGACCACGACGATCAACATTCTGAGCGGGTATCTCGAACCCCGCAGCGGCGAGTGCCGCATCTTCGGCGAGAACATCCGCCGGATGCGGCCCCTCACGCGGCGGCGCATCGGCCTGCTGATCGAGGGGCACGTGCAGTACCAGTTCATGTCGATCGAGCAGATCGAACGGTTCTATGCGGCCTTCTACCCGAAGTGGCGGCGCGAAGCCTATTACGAGCTGATGCGCAAGCTGCACGTCGGCCCCGGGCAGCGCATCTCGCGCATGTCGTGCGGACAGCGGTCGCAGGTGGCGCTGGGGCTCATTCTGGCCCAGGACCCCGACCTGCTGGTGCTGGACGACTTCTCGCTGGGGCTCGATCCCGGCTACCGGCGGCTGTTCGCGGACTACCTGCGCGAGTACGCCAAGGCCGAGGGGAAGACGGTCTTCCTCACCTCGCACATCATTCAGGACATGGAGCGCCTGATAGACGACTGCATCATCATGGACTACGGCCGCATTCTGCTGCAACGCCCCGTCGGGGAGATTCTCGACCGCGTGCGGCGCTATACGTGCCGTGTGCCCGAGGGGGCTCCGCTGCCCGGCGACGGGGAGTTCTACCACCCCTCGGTGGTGCGTTCGACGCTCGAATTCTGCTCGTTCCTGCCGTACGGGGAGGTGGCGCGCAGGCTCGCGGAGGCGGGGATTCCCGCCGAAGAGCTGCACGAGGAGCGCGTCTCGCTGGAGGACGCCTTCATCGGTCTGACCGGAAAATACTGA
- a CDS encoding endonuclease/exonuclease/phosphatase family protein, whose protein sequence is MKKGLMALALCLLAGRAAVCAEPSRDAAADDGGRTVRLVTYNVGVFNKYVRDDYRLVAGLLREVRPDAVCLNELDSCTARTRGVFQLERIAGMMGGWDFRFGAAMPFDGGSYGEGVMTRERAVRKEAVALPEAGGAEPRVLVVVELPDYVIATTHLDHVSPEAQLEQVRTINREMMRRYGDSPKPVFLGGDLNAEPGSETLRLLERTWRVLTPTDGGTYPSDEPEQCIDYLLQLRNGVRCEVTDARVLSRFGTGDVSRASDHLPVLLEVRW, encoded by the coding sequence ATGAAAAAAGGACTGATGGCGCTGGCGCTGTGCCTCCTCGCGGGGCGCGCCGCCGTATGCGCGGAGCCGTCGCGGGATGCGGCGGCGGACGACGGGGGCCGGACGGTGCGTCTGGTGACCTATAATGTCGGCGTGTTCAACAAGTATGTCAGGGACGACTACCGGCTTGTGGCCGGCCTGCTGCGGGAGGTCCGTCCCGACGCCGTGTGCCTGAACGAGCTGGACAGTTGCACGGCACGCACGCGCGGCGTCTTCCAGTTGGAGCGCATCGCCGGGATGATGGGCGGCTGGGACTTCCGTTTCGGGGCCGCGATGCCCTTCGACGGCGGCTCCTACGGCGAGGGAGTCATGACGCGCGAGCGGGCCGTGAGGAAGGAGGCGGTGGCGCTGCCCGAGGCCGGCGGGGCCGAGCCGCGCGTGCTGGTCGTCGTGGAGCTGCCCGACTACGTGATCGCCACGACGCACCTCGACCATGTTTCGCCCGAAGCGCAACTGGAGCAGGTGCGGACGATCAACCGCGAAATGATGCGGCGGTACGGCGACTCTCCGAAGCCCGTCTTTCTCGGGGGCGATCTGAATGCCGAGCCCGGTTCCGAGACCCTCCGGCTGCTGGAACGGACGTGGCGGGTGCTCACCCCGACCGACGGGGGGACCTACCCTTCGGACGAGCCGGAACAGTGCATCGACTACCTGTTGCAGTTGCGCAACGGGGTGCGCTGCGAAGTGACCGACGCGCGCGTGCTGAGCCGCTTCGGGACGGGCGACGTCTCCCGGGCCTCGGACCATCTGCCGGTGCTGCTCGAAGTGAGGTGGTAG
- a CDS encoding DUF4857 domain-containing protein — translation MTRFSRIFFGLLVAVLLVWQLPWGVNYLTVKSEGTPFTLYSEVLGDFAMIRRGGKELEYLDRRGNRYGQRQFDSLLPLFYARQLVADGRFPDSIAGRAVSPREAQAATFVFRSTPQDVNTPVSGIRFLLESMSGRVDLAMPDDAFRLTASGIEFIDMASNTVDTAKSALFTGTMRRKGVRFPVAEISGNPSARKEYDEGYVLLDADRRLFHLKMVQGRPYVRAVGLPEGVRPEHLFITEFHSRRTLALLTDAENRLYAVTMPGYGVRRVGTVEFDPRREAMSIVGTLLNWTVCVEGAAAERYYAVSADDLSQLDTLVFPLSDRHVPGLSFTSATDNYVRPRLR, via the coding sequence ATGACCCGATTCAGCAGAATATTCTTCGGACTGCTCGTCGCCGTGCTGCTCGTCTGGCAGTTGCCGTGGGGCGTCAATTACCTCACGGTGAAGAGCGAGGGCACGCCGTTCACCCTTTACAGCGAAGTGCTGGGCGATTTCGCGATGATCCGCCGCGGCGGGAAGGAGCTCGAGTATCTCGATCGCCGGGGCAACCGGTACGGACAGCGCCAGTTCGATTCGCTGCTGCCGCTCTTCTACGCCCGGCAGCTCGTGGCCGACGGCCGTTTCCCCGATTCGATCGCGGGCCGCGCCGTCTCGCCCCGCGAGGCGCAGGCCGCCACCTTCGTGTTCCGCTCCACGCCGCAGGATGTCAATACCCCGGTTTCCGGCATCCGCTTCCTGCTGGAGTCGATGTCGGGCCGCGTCGATCTGGCGATGCCCGACGATGCCTTCCGCCTGACCGCCTCCGGCATCGAATTCATCGACATGGCCTCGAATACGGTCGATACCGCGAAGAGCGCCCTGTTCACCGGGACGATGCGCCGCAAGGGAGTGCGCTTCCCGGTGGCGGAGATTTCGGGCAACCCCTCCGCACGCAAGGAGTACGACGAGGGGTATGTGCTGCTCGACGCCGACCGGCGGCTGTTCCATCTCAAGATGGTGCAGGGGCGTCCTTACGTGCGGGCCGTCGGTCTTCCGGAGGGCGTCCGTCCGGAGCACCTCTTCATCACGGAGTTCCACAGCCGCCGCACGCTGGCGCTCCTGACCGATGCGGAGAACCGCCTCTACGCCGTGACGATGCCCGGCTACGGGGTGCGCCGCGTCGGGACCGTCGAGTTCGATCCGCGGCGCGAGGCGATGTCGATCGTCGGCACGCTGCTCAACTGGACGGTCTGCGTGGAAGGGGCGGCCGCGGAGCGTTACTACGCCGTGTCGGCCGATGACCTGTCGCAGCTCGACACGCTCGTCTTCCCGCTCTCCGACCGGCACGTCCCCGGCCTGAGCTTCACTTCCGCGACCGACAATTACGTGCGTCCGAGGCTGCGCTGA
- a CDS encoding MlaE family ABC transporter permease, producing MLKVFGLIGRYFMLMGKVFSRPEKAGIYRRRIVYEMEALGVDSIGLTAIISVFIGAVITLQMCINLDSPFIPRSLVGYATRETMILEFSSAVVALILAGKVGSSIASEIGTMRITEQIDALEIMGVNSASYLILPKIVASMIFFPFLTILSILIGVVGGWLIAAVTGIMIPADYVDGLLMDFKPYSITYTLIKTVFFAYIITSISAFYGYYAKGNSLEVGTASTRAVVACSVVILLFDLILTQVLLI from the coding sequence ATGCTGAAGGTATTCGGACTGATAGGGCGCTACTTCATGCTGATGGGAAAGGTCTTTTCCCGTCCCGAGAAGGCGGGGATCTACCGCCGACGCATCGTTTACGAGATGGAGGCGCTGGGGGTCGATTCGATCGGACTGACGGCCATCATTTCGGTCTTCATCGGCGCGGTGATCACCCTCCAGATGTGCATCAACCTCGACTCGCCGTTCATCCCGCGCTCGCTGGTGGGGTATGCCACGCGCGAGACGATGATCCTCGAATTTTCGTCGGCCGTCGTGGCGCTGATCCTGGCCGGCAAGGTCGGATCGAGCATCGCCTCCGAGATCGGCACGATGCGCATTACCGAGCAGATCGACGCGCTGGAGATCATGGGCGTCAATTCCGCCTCGTACCTCATTCTCCCGAAGATCGTGGCCTCGATGATCTTCTTCCCGTTCCTGACGATCCTTTCGATCCTCATCGGCGTGGTCGGAGGCTGGCTGATAGCCGCCGTGACGGGCATCATGATCCCCGCGGACTACGTGGACGGCCTGCTGATGGACTTCAAGCCCTATTCGATCACCTACACGCTCATCAAGACCGTTTTCTTCGCCTACATCATCACCTCGATCTCGGCCTTCTACGGCTATTACGCCAAGGGCAATTCGCTCGAAGTGGGCACGGCCTCGACGCGCGCCGTGGTGGCCTGCTCGGTGGTGATCCTGCTTTTCGACCTGATCCTGACACAAGTGCTGCTGATATGA
- a CDS encoding PepSY-like domain-containing protein, producing MKRIVWNMLGAAAVGLLAVGCEKESGSQGSGPDRVSPAVLAAFEALYPGAEQVRWEVKGDYAVANFYWSGVRAAGVAANRAAWFENGDGAWSMTETDIRFDQLPEAVKRAFAEGEYADWRVDEVDMLDRDGVEVVYVIEVERDGREMDLYYSADGVLVKSVADAGDDYDYGDFIPSRPSDGIGDFIASRYPGARVIDVDAEYEGTEVELIDADRVKRELFFDRSDAWQYTKTELRRSELPQAVTAAWEASDYSEAKGYRLDDADLYETASEGTFYRLELESRRGDVKVKVTPEGELSLYTPQEGGDGAAVGADVEAFIRTNYPGAVVLEKDSDDGFLEVEIRHDGREKELLFNGAGEWVKTSWEVRVRELPAAVTDAIRRSDYAAFGIDGADFVETPDGDWYEVELEDDRDREVTLRVTAEGAILKR from the coding sequence ATGAAAAGAATCGTTTGGAATATGTTGGGTGCGGCGGCCGTTGGGTTGCTTGCCGTCGGATGCGAAAAGGAGAGCGGCTCGCAGGGAAGCGGACCGGACCGGGTTTCCCCGGCCGTGCTGGCGGCTTTCGAAGCGCTCTATCCGGGCGCCGAGCAGGTGCGCTGGGAGGTGAAGGGCGACTATGCCGTGGCGAATTTCTACTGGAGCGGCGTGCGTGCGGCGGGTGTCGCGGCGAATCGCGCCGCATGGTTCGAGAACGGCGACGGCGCATGGTCGATGACCGAAACGGACATCCGGTTCGACCAGTTGCCCGAAGCGGTTAAGAGAGCCTTCGCGGAGGGCGAGTATGCCGACTGGCGGGTCGATGAGGTCGATATGCTGGACCGTGACGGCGTGGAGGTCGTCTATGTGATCGAGGTCGAGCGCGACGGCCGCGAGATGGATCTTTACTACTCGGCGGACGGCGTGCTCGTGAAGAGCGTGGCCGACGCGGGCGACGATTACGACTACGGGGATTTCATCCCTTCGCGTCCCTCCGACGGGATCGGGGACTTCATCGCGAGCCGTTATCCCGGGGCGCGCGTGATCGACGTGGATGCGGAGTACGAGGGTACGGAGGTCGAACTGATCGACGCCGACCGCGTCAAGCGCGAACTCTTCTTCGACCGCAGCGACGCCTGGCAGTACACCAAAACCGAGCTGCGCCGCTCGGAACTGCCGCAGGCGGTGACGGCTGCGTGGGAGGCCTCCGACTACTCCGAGGCGAAGGGCTACCGGCTCGACGATGCCGATCTGTACGAGACGGCCTCCGAAGGGACGTTCTACCGTCTGGAACTGGAGTCGCGCCGCGGCGACGTGAAGGTGAAGGTCACTCCCGAGGGCGAGCTGTCGCTCTACACCCCGCAGGAGGGCGGCGACGGCGCGGCGGTCGGTGCGGATGTCGAAGCCTTCATCCGCACGAACTACCCCGGCGCGGTCGTGCTGGAGAAGGACTCCGACGACGGTTTCCTGGAGGTGGAGATTCGTCACGACGGCCGCGAGAAGGAGCTGCTGTTCAACGGTGCGGGCGAGTGGGTGAAGACCTCGTGGGAGGTGCGCGTCCGCGAGCTGCCCGCGGCCGTGACCGATGCGATCCGCCGTTCGGATTACGCGGCGTTCGGGATCGACGGGGCGGATTTCGTGGAGACGCCCGACGGCGACTGGTACGAGGTCGAACTGGAGGATGACCGGGACCGTGAGGTGACGCTTCGCGTGACGGCCGAAGGTGCGATCCTGAAGCGTTGA
- a CDS encoding amino acid permease produces MAKSKNISTSQLALMTAAAVISLRGLPMMAQEELTMFFYIFFATFLFLIPAALVGAELGSAFAAKGGGVYTWVKEAFNPHLGFTAIFLQWIQNVVWYPTVLGFAAASIAYTIGLPALAQNGPFVGLFSIAMYWFATWVTLRGTSAISGITSRGFLIGTVLPGIVIVLAAAAWLAGGNGVEFEHIPASVSQVVDLDAAHHAHPRLFPHITGMSDIAFLAGILLLFAGVEVHAVHAPELKNPQKQFPRAMFLAALISFGLFTLGALAVAVITPYDRINLQSGLFTTFQIVFEHYRVGWLTNVMSLLVAFGALAGVLSWISGPSRGLLWTANEGRLPRLLQKTNRNGVQINILIIQGCIVTALSSLYIFMKDVSVAFFLLSALTIGLYLIMYMMMYAAAIRLRYTQPGLQRDYRVPGGNAGMWAVGGIGFLAVLFSFAVTFFPPSQLPVGSPAIYTTLVVCGTALFLAVPIVISIAMDRRRGRGPRT; encoded by the coding sequence ATGGCAAAAAGCAAAAACATCTCGACCTCGCAGCTCGCGCTGATGACCGCGGCCGCGGTCATCAGCCTGCGCGGCCTTCCGATGATGGCCCAGGAGGAGCTCACCATGTTCTTCTACATCTTCTTCGCCACGTTCCTCTTCCTCATCCCCGCGGCGCTCGTGGGCGCCGAGCTGGGCAGCGCCTTCGCGGCGAAGGGCGGAGGCGTCTACACCTGGGTGAAGGAGGCGTTCAACCCCCACCTCGGGTTCACGGCCATCTTCCTGCAATGGATTCAGAACGTGGTCTGGTATCCCACCGTGCTGGGATTCGCCGCCGCGTCGATCGCCTACACGATCGGGCTTCCGGCGCTGGCGCAGAACGGCCCGTTCGTCGGACTCTTCTCGATCGCCATGTACTGGTTCGCCACGTGGGTCACGCTGCGCGGCACGTCGGCCATCTCGGGCATCACCAGCCGGGGCTTTCTCATAGGCACGGTGCTTCCGGGCATCGTCATCGTCCTGGCGGCCGCGGCCTGGCTCGCGGGCGGCAACGGCGTGGAGTTCGAACACATTCCCGCGTCCGTCTCGCAGGTGGTCGATCTGGATGCGGCGCACCACGCCCATCCGCGGCTCTTTCCCCACATCACCGGCATGAGCGACATCGCCTTCCTGGCGGGGATTCTGCTGCTGTTCGCCGGCGTCGAGGTGCACGCCGTACACGCCCCGGAGCTGAAAAACCCGCAGAAACAGTTCCCGCGCGCCATGTTCCTCGCGGCACTCATTTCGTTCGGCCTCTTCACGCTGGGCGCGCTGGCCGTGGCCGTAATCACGCCCTACGACCGGATCAACCTCCAGTCAGGACTCTTCACCACGTTCCAGATCGTCTTCGAACACTACCGCGTCGGATGGCTCACCAACGTCATGAGCCTGCTCGTGGCGTTCGGCGCATTGGCGGGCGTGCTGTCGTGGATCTCGGGTCCCAGCCGCGGCCTGCTCTGGACGGCCAACGAAGGGCGGCTGCCGCGCCTGTTGCAGAAGACCAACCGCAACGGCGTGCAGATCAACATCCTCATCATCCAGGGCTGCATCGTGACGGCGCTTTCGTCGCTCTACATCTTCATGAAGGACGTGAGCGTCGCCTTCTTCCTGCTGAGCGCCCTCACGATCGGACTGTACCTGATCATGTATATGATGATGTACGCCGCCGCCATCCGCCTGCGCTACACGCAGCCCGGCCTGCAGCGCGACTACCGCGTTCCGGGAGGCAACGCCGGCATGTGGGCCGTCGGCGGCATCGGCTTCCTCGCCGTGCTCTTCTCGTTCGCCGTCACCTTCTTCCCGCCGTCGCAGTTGCCCGTCGGCAGCCCCGCCATATATACGACGCTCGTCGTCTGCGGCACGGCGCTGTTCCTCGCCGTCCCCATCGTCATCAGCATCGCGATGGACCGCCGGCGCGGCAGAGGCCCCCGTACCTGA
- a CDS encoding DUF4834 family protein: MRFLTEIVDALAGFVQRNPLTVLLIVVLAVGAPALLKGIALFILYFFMGLLLLVVAGLLFFRWRVCKMRREMEERFGREFGPERPGGFRQGFGGGAPRTPREGEVKVRRTSGAPEKRVAEDVGDYVDFEETKENR; encoded by the coding sequence ATGAGATTTCTAACCGAAATAGTCGATGCCCTCGCGGGGTTCGTGCAGCGCAATCCGCTGACCGTGCTCCTGATCGTCGTGCTGGCCGTAGGCGCTCCGGCGCTGCTGAAGGGCATCGCGCTTTTCATACTTTATTTCTTTATGGGACTTCTGCTGTTGGTCGTGGCGGGGCTGCTGTTCTTCCGCTGGCGCGTCTGCAAGATGCGCCGCGAGATGGAGGAGCGGTTCGGCCGGGAATTCGGACCGGAGCGGCCGGGCGGATTCCGGCAGGGCTTCGGCGGCGGGGCGCCGCGGACTCCGCGCGAGGGCGAGGTGAAGGTCCGCAGAACCTCCGGAGCCCCCGAGAAACGGGTGGCGGAGGACGTGGGCGACTACGTCGATTTCGAGGAGACAAAAGAAAACAGGTGA
- a CDS encoding TonB-dependent receptor, whose protein sequence is MRIVNRILPFLLFAACCMPVRAQQRETYSVAGRVIDRLTRQPVPYVSVVVAGDERKGASSDSTGRFVIERVPPGICRFAASSVGYKSLLTSEYLVSAATPFVEIELEEDATRVEAVTVRPSPFRATVESPVGLNVIGIREIEKSPGSNRDISRIVRSYPGVAFSPVGYRNDLIVRGGGPSENKFFMDGIEIPNINHFATQGATGGPVSIVNADLIQEISFYTGAFPADRAGALSSVLDFRLRDGNAEKQTFKATLGASDAGVSGSGHIGGRTTYVFSLRQSYLQLLFKMLGLPFLPNYIDGQVKVKTRLTERDELTVLALAGIDNMKLNVDEKGEDAEYLLSYLPRIRQETFTVGASWRHYAGRHVQTVTLSHNYLNNRNLKYRNNDASSEENLTLRLRSVEQKTSLRAENRTYAGRWTLRGGVELNYSHYTNRTLQRLYAGGVRLSDYRTRLGIVGWGLFAGADYASGDRRFTASAGLRADGCDYSARMARPWHQLSPRASVSYVVAPGWTVSGSAGLYYQLPPYTALGFKEEGAFVNRDLRYMRVGEVSAGASWRLRDRLIVSVEGFWKGYGDVPLSLADGIPLSCKGNDYGVVGNEALRSSAEGRAYGVEAMARWQIPGRVNVVGSVTLFRSEYRSDGASPWVASAWDNRFVANVSGTYDLPRGWSVGAKLSAVGGAPYTPYDLDKSSLVEAWNAQGRPYYDYSRYNEGRLDAFAQLDLRIDKVFYFRGCMLGLYIDLQNVTVSKLRQPDVAMSTGEIVNPEAPASEQRYRMKYLRQESGTLLPSIGVTVEF, encoded by the coding sequence ATGAGAATCGTGAACCGCATACTTCCGTTCCTGCTGTTTGCGGCGTGCTGCATGCCGGTCCGGGCGCAGCAGCGGGAGACCTATTCCGTCGCGGGGCGGGTCATCGACCGCCTGACGCGGCAGCCCGTACCCTACGTCTCCGTCGTGGTGGCGGGCGACGAGCGGAAAGGCGCCTCGTCGGATTCGACCGGACGTTTCGTCATCGAGCGCGTGCCGCCCGGCATCTGCCGCTTCGCCGCGTCGTCGGTGGGCTACAAGAGCCTGCTGACGTCCGAATACCTCGTCTCGGCCGCCACGCCCTTCGTCGAAATCGAGCTGGAGGAGGATGCCACGCGGGTCGAGGCCGTGACGGTGCGGCCTTCGCCGTTCCGGGCCACGGTCGAAAGCCCCGTGGGGCTGAACGTCATCGGCATCCGGGAGATCGAGAAGAGCCCCGGCTCGAACCGCGACATTTCGCGCATCGTGCGCTCCTATCCCGGCGTGGCCTTTTCACCGGTGGGCTACCGCAACGACCTGATCGTGCGGGGCGGCGGACCTTCGGAGAACAAGTTCTTCATGGACGGGATCGAGATTCCGAACATCAACCACTTCGCCACGCAGGGCGCGACGGGCGGTCCGGTGAGCATCGTCAATGCCGACCTGATCCAGGAGATCAGCTTCTACACCGGGGCGTTTCCCGCCGACCGGGCCGGGGCGCTGAGCTCCGTGCTGGATTTCCGGCTGCGCGACGGCAATGCCGAGAAGCAGACCTTCAAGGCGACGCTCGGCGCATCGGATGCCGGTGTCAGCGGCAGCGGGCATATCGGCGGCCGCACGACCTACGTCTTCTCGCTCCGTCAGTCGTACCTCCAGTTGCTTTTCAAAATGCTGGGGCTGCCGTTCCTGCCCAACTACATCGACGGGCAGGTGAAGGTCAAGACGCGCCTCACGGAGCGCGACGAACTCACGGTGCTGGCGCTCGCCGGCATCGACAACATGAAGCTCAACGTCGATGAGAAGGGCGAGGACGCCGAGTACCTGCTGAGCTACCTGCCGCGCATCCGGCAGGAGACCTTCACCGTCGGGGCCTCGTGGCGGCACTACGCCGGGCGTCACGTGCAGACCGTGACGCTGAGCCACAACTACCTGAACAACCGCAACCTGAAATACCGCAACAACGACGCCTCGTCGGAGGAGAACCTGACGCTCCGGCTGCGTTCCGTCGAGCAGAAAACTTCGCTGCGGGCCGAGAACCGCACCTATGCGGGGCGGTGGACGCTGCGCGGGGGCGTCGAGCTGAACTATTCGCACTATACGAACCGCACGTTGCAGCGGCTCTACGCCGGCGGCGTGCGCCTTTCGGATTACCGGACGCGGCTGGGAATCGTCGGCTGGGGGCTTTTCGCCGGAGCCGACTATGCGTCGGGCGACCGGCGCTTCACCGCCTCGGCGGGCCTGCGGGCCGACGGGTGCGACTACTCCGCGCGCATGGCCCGGCCGTGGCACCAGCTTTCGCCGCGCGCCTCGGTATCGTATGTCGTCGCCCCCGGCTGGACGGTGAGCGGCAGCGCGGGGCTCTACTACCAGCTGCCGCCCTATACGGCGCTGGGATTCAAGGAGGAGGGCGCCTTCGTGAACCGGGACCTGCGCTATATGCGCGTGGGCGAGGTGAGCGCGGGAGCTTCGTGGCGGCTGCGCGACCGGCTGATCGTCTCGGTCGAGGGGTTCTGGAAGGGGTACGGCGACGTACCGCTTTCGCTCGCCGACGGCATTCCGCTCTCGTGCAAGGGAAACGACTACGGCGTGGTGGGCAACGAGGCCCTGCGCTCCTCGGCCGAAGGACGCGCGTACGGCGTCGAGGCGATGGCCCGCTGGCAGATTCCCGGACGGGTGAACGTCGTGGGGTCGGTGACCCTCTTCCGCAGCGAATACCGCAGCGACGGCGCCTCGCCGTGGGTCGCCTCGGCGTGGGACAACCGGTTCGTGGCGAACGTCAGCGGGACGTACGACCTGCCGCGCGGCTGGAGCGTCGGCGCGAAGCTGAGCGCCGTGGGCGGAGCGCCCTATACGCCCTACGATCTGGACAAGTCGTCGCTCGTCGAGGCATGGAATGCGCAGGGACGCCCCTATTACGACTATTCGCGCTACAACGAAGGACGGCTCGACGCCTTTGCGCAGCTGGACCTGCGCATCGACAAGGTGTTCTATTTTCGCGGCTGCATGCTGGGGCTTTATATCGACCTGCAGAACGTCACGGTGAGCAAGCTGCGGCAGCCCGACGTGGCGATGTCCACGGGCGAGATCGTGAATCCCGAAGCCCCGGCGTCCGAGCAGCGCTACCGGATGAAGTACCTCCGGCAGGAGAGCGGGACGCTGCTGCCGTCGATCGGCGTGACGGTGGAGTTCTGA
- the purB gene encoding adenylosuccinate lyase, with amino-acid sequence MLTPLTAISPIDGRYRNKTEKLADYFSEQALIRYRIRVEVEYFIALCELPLPQLAGIDRAQSEALRSLYTDFTEADAQRVKEIEAVTNHDVKAVEYVIKEKMDALGLSAYKEFVHFGLTSQDINNTAIPLSLKEALAGVYYPAAEEVRDRLAAFAEQWRGVPMLARTHGQPASPTTLGKEFMVFVERLERQLAMLHDIAVPAKFGGATGNFNAHHAAYPSIDWADFANRFVNERLGLCRSQYTTQIEHYDNLAAIFDCMKRIDTILIDLSRDMWTYISMEYFKQQIKAGEVGSSAMPHKVNPIDFENAEGNFGIASALFEHLASKLPVSRLQRDLTDSTVLRNVGVPVAHAVIAFQSLLKGLNKVILNREALERDLEQNWAVVAEGIQTVLRREGYPKPYEALKALTRTNAHITREAIAAFIETLDVPEAVKEELRALSPATYTGVFGR; translated from the coding sequence ATGCTGACCCCCCTTACCGCCATTTCGCCCATAGACGGGCGCTACCGGAACAAAACGGAAAAACTCGCCGATTATTTTTCGGAGCAGGCACTGATCCGCTACCGCATCCGCGTCGAAGTGGAGTATTTCATCGCCCTGTGCGAGCTCCCGCTGCCGCAGCTCGCGGGCATCGACCGGGCGCAATCCGAAGCCCTGCGCTCGCTCTACACGGACTTCACGGAAGCCGACGCGCAGCGCGTCAAGGAGATCGAGGCGGTGACGAACCACGACGTCAAGGCCGTCGAATACGTCATCAAGGAGAAGATGGACGCGCTGGGACTGTCCGCATACAAGGAATTCGTACACTTCGGCCTCACGTCGCAGGACATCAACAACACGGCCATCCCGCTCTCGCTCAAGGAGGCCCTCGCAGGCGTTTACTACCCCGCCGCGGAGGAGGTCCGCGACCGTCTGGCGGCTTTCGCCGAGCAGTGGCGCGGCGTGCCGATGCTTGCCCGCACGCACGGGCAGCCCGCTTCGCCCACGACCCTCGGCAAGGAGTTCATGGTCTTCGTCGAGCGGCTCGAACGGCAACTGGCCATGCTGCACGACATCGCCGTTCCGGCCAAGTTCGGAGGCGCCACGGGCAACTTCAACGCCCATCACGCGGCCTACCCCTCGATCGACTGGGCGGACTTCGCCAACCGTTTCGTGAACGAACGGCTGGGCCTCTGCCGGTCGCAGTACACCACGCAGATCGAGCACTACGACAACCTGGCGGCGATCTTCGACTGCATGAAACGCATCGACACCATCCTGATCGACCTCTCGCGCGACATGTGGACCTACATTTCGATGGAGTATTTCAAGCAGCAGATCAAGGCCGGCGAGGTGGGATCGAGCGCCATGCCCCACAAGGTCAATCCGATCGACTTCGAGAATGCCGAGGGCAACTTCGGCATCGCCAGCGCCCTGTTCGAGCACCTCGCCTCGAAACTCCCCGTCTCGCGCCTGCAGCGCGACCTGACGGACTCGACCGTGCTGCGCAACGTCGGCGTGCCCGTGGCCCACGCCGTAATCGCCTTCCAGTCCCTGCTCAAGGGGCTGAACAAAGTGATCCTCAACCGCGAGGCCCTCGAAAGAGACCTGGAGCAGAACTGGGCCGTCGTGGCCGAAGGCATCCAGACCGTCCTGCGCCGCGAGGGCTATCCGAAACCCTACGAGGCGCTGAAGGCCCTGACGCGCACCAACGCCCACATCACGCGCGAGGCGATCGCGGCCTTCATCGAGACGCTCGACGTGCCGGAAGCCGTGAAGGAGGAGCTGCGCGCCCTCTCGCCCGCGACCTATACGGGCGTGTTCGGCCGCTGA